In Desulfatirhabdium butyrativorans DSM 18734, a genomic segment contains:
- a CDS encoding MBL fold metallo-hydrolase gives MRITCWGSRGSIPVSGPEYIRYGGDTTCLEIRPRSGEVVIVDAGTGIRRLGNALVAEGRLSCHFIFTHAHWDHLMGFPFFKPLYRSDAHFYMHRCPFASKFVETMLSRVMSPPNFPVRYTDIQASISYEEACPTCFSIGSLSVSPIALRHPNSGSGYKFMEDGKTFVFLTDNELGFPHPGGPPVEDYVRFCQGADLLIHDAEYTPEEYRQTIEWGHSVYTDVLDLAMQAGVKRLGLFHLNQDRTDDEVDVMVSTCRSILKSRGSTIDCFAVGVHQVFDI, from the coding sequence ATGCGCATCACTTGCTGGGGATCGAGGGGCTCCATTCCGGTGAGCGGACCGGAATACATTCGTTACGGTGGTGATACGACTTGCCTTGAAATCCGCCCCAGAAGCGGCGAAGTCGTCATCGTCGATGCAGGCACGGGCATCCGAAGACTGGGCAACGCACTGGTCGCCGAAGGCAGGCTGAGCTGCCATTTCATCTTTACCCATGCCCACTGGGACCATTTGATGGGTTTCCCATTCTTCAAACCCCTCTACAGGTCGGATGCCCACTTTTACATGCATCGGTGTCCTTTCGCCAGCAAATTTGTGGAAACCATGCTCTCCAGGGTCATGTCGCCCCCGAACTTTCCGGTCCGGTATACCGATATTCAGGCAAGCATTTCCTATGAGGAAGCCTGCCCGACATGCTTCAGCATCGGCTCGCTCAGTGTCAGCCCCATCGCCTTGCGCCACCCGAACAGCGGCAGCGGGTATAAATTCATGGAAGACGGAAAAACCTTCGTTTTCCTGACCGACAATGAGCTTGGTTTTCCGCATCCCGGCGGCCCGCCTGTGGAAGACTATGTCCGTTTTTGCCAGGGAGCGGATCTGCTCATTCACGATGCGGAATATACGCCGGAGGAATATCGCCAGACCATCGAATGGGGGCATTCCGTCTATACCGATGTGCTCGATCTGGCCATGCAGGCAGGGGTCAAACGGTTGGGGCTGTTTCATCTGAACCAGGACCGGACGGATGACGAGGTCGATGTCATGGTCAGTACTTGCCGCTCGATTCTGAAGAGCCGCGGCAGCACCATCGATTGTTTTGCCGTCGGCGTCCATCAGGTCTTCGACATCTGA
- a CDS encoding 50S ribosomal protein L11 methyltransferase has translation MHASAGPAPYDRLVIYYLQGRVVQEPSVGSGYIGTWQEEESAFLFFHRRADDVVMRLIALQPELQLIDRYEMSYDEWQGQRLQRKTLGDFTIVPQWEACQNGAVDPNRCIVMDPGVVFGNGDHPTTQDCLDAIGLAAASMPVATAVDLGTGTGILALAAWKSGVRQVIALDFNRLAVKTAHRNFRINGAQEHILALHARAEDSMDMAADLMIANIHFDIMKRLIVSAGFLRKRQFILSGLLRSEVREVEAMLSQVPATILRKWERDGIWHTLWGENPARDISCRAY, from the coding sequence ATGCACGCTTCCGCAGGTCCTGCCCCGTATGACCGCCTGGTCATCTATTACCTGCAGGGCAGGGTGGTGCAGGAGCCATCGGTTGGCAGCGGGTATATCGGCACCTGGCAGGAGGAGGAATCGGCATTTCTGTTCTTTCATCGGAGGGCAGACGATGTGGTGATGCGGCTGATTGCGCTGCAGCCCGAGCTCCAGCTCATCGACCGGTATGAAATGTCCTATGATGAGTGGCAGGGGCAGAGGCTTCAACGCAAAACGCTGGGTGATTTCACCATCGTTCCGCAATGGGAAGCCTGCCAAAACGGTGCCGTTGATCCCAACCGTTGCATTGTCATGGATCCGGGGGTGGTTTTCGGAAACGGGGACCATCCCACGACCCAGGATTGCCTGGATGCCATCGGCCTGGCCGCGGCCTCGATGCCTGTGGCGACAGCGGTCGATCTGGGAACGGGGACGGGCATCCTGGCCCTTGCCGCATGGAAAAGCGGTGTGCGGCAGGTGATCGCCCTAGATTTCAACCGGCTCGCCGTGAAAACGGCCCATCGAAATTTCCGGATCAACGGTGCGCAGGAGCATATTCTTGCCCTTCATGCGCGTGCCGAAGATAGCATGGACATGGCGGCCGATCTGATGATCGCCAACATCCATTTCGATATCATGAAGCGGCTCATCGTTTCCGCCGGGTTTCTCCGGAAACGGCAATTCATTCTCTCCGGGCTGCTGCGTTCAGAAGTCCGGGAGGTGGAAGCGATGCTTTCCCAGGTTCCAGCGACCATCCTCAGGAAATGGGAAAGAGACGGCATCTGGCATACCCTCTGGGGGGAAAATCCGGCCAGGGACATTTCATGCAGGGCATACTGA
- a CDS encoding CBS and ACT domain-containing protein codes for MFVDRSMTQKVITIHPEENILIARNLMDENQIRHLPVVDAENVLLGIVTDRDLRSAFPCSFYKGEKQAETQAEMEKILVRDVMTKNPYTLTPYDTIQDALLLIQKLKVGALPVVDKEGKLKGIISVRDLLRAFINVLGIGTPGTLLCILVEEKVGQLKKIVDAITEEKISFGSVLVARYWDKDKRAVFPYLLTNNVARIKKKLKGMGYTLLDPMEWYMDQLPKVE; via the coding sequence ATGTTCGTAGATCGCTCCATGACCCAGAAAGTCATCACCATTCATCCGGAAGAGAATATCCTGATAGCCAGGAACCTGATGGATGAAAACCAGATTCGGCACCTACCGGTCGTCGATGCCGAAAATGTGCTGCTCGGTATCGTCACGGACCGGGACCTCAGAAGCGCCTTCCCCTGCTCGTTCTACAAAGGGGAAAAACAGGCCGAAACCCAGGCCGAGATGGAAAAAATCCTGGTCAGGGATGTCATGACCAAAAATCCATACACCCTTACCCCCTACGATACGATACAGGATGCCCTGCTGCTGATCCAGAAACTCAAGGTGGGCGCGCTTCCGGTCGTGGACAAGGAAGGCAAACTCAAAGGCATCATCTCGGTTCGGGACCTGCTTCGTGCCTTCATCAATGTGCTGGGCATCGGCACGCCGGGAACGCTGCTGTGTATCCTGGTGGAAGAAAAAGTCGGTCAACTGAAAAAAATCGTGGATGCCATTACGGAAGAAAAAATCTCTTTCGGAAGTGTGCTGGTCGCCCGATATTGGGACAAGGACAAGCGGGCCGTGTTTCCCTACCTGCTTACCAACAATGTCGCCCGGATCAAGAAGAAACTGAAGGGTATGGGCTATACCCTGCTGGATCCCATGGAATGGTACATGGACCAGTTGCCCAAGGTCGAGTGA